The genome window TTGCCGCAGGAGGTCTCGTAGGGGTCTCCGGAGGGATAGAAGTGGCCACCGAGCGGGGCTTTAAGCGGATGGGGAAGGGCATCACCCTCAAAGAGGTGGTTGCGTCCTGTGCAGCTTTTAAAGAATCGGGCATTTTAACCCATGCCTATCTAATCTACGGGTACTGGGACCAGGAAGATCAGGACATCATCGATTCGGCAGAATTGCTCCGGCAACTCTTTGCGGAGGGGCTCTTAGACTCGGCCTTCTGGCATAAATTCGTGCTTACCCGCCATTCCCGTTTTTATCGGGAAAAATGCCAGGGCAGACATCCTGATTTAGTACTCCGGGAAGGGCCAACTCCATCCGACTATTTTGCGGATAACGATATTCCCTTCGAAGGGGAAGAACGATTCAACAGGTACACCATCCCCCTGGATACCATGCTCCATGACTGGATGAAGGGGAAAACAGATATACCGGTGACCCGGTATTTTTCGTTTAAGGTTCCCCGCCCACAGGTGGAACCAGAGCGGGTACCCGGCTTACTACAGGAATATCTTACAAAAGAAGAAGCAAAAAATCGCTGGTCTCCTGCGGGCACCCATGCTTCTCAAGCAAAGGGTTCCTTCCAGGACCTTGAAGTTGTTGCGGCCCTACAAAAACAGAGCCCGCCGGGGGCACCCCAATTTTCTCAGGCCAGGGCTGGGGAAGCCCAGCCCAACTCCTCCGTCGCTGCCAGTTCCGGCCCTGCGCAGGAGGCCAGAGAATGGGGCCTTTTTCTGGGAAGCGAGCCCCTTCTTTTCGCCGACCCATCGGGCGGCCCGCAGGAACTTCGGTGGTGGTACCGCTATCAAGCATACCACCTCCGTCTTTCTCCCCGGGACGGACGGAAAAATCCTGGAAGCCAAAAAGACACCCCCCTGGCAACACTTCACAGCCTTCTTTCCCGCGCCCACACCCCCCGGACCATATCCAGGAAAGAACTACTTCAGCACCTGACTTCCCTCGCCGAACCTTCGGAGCTATCCCGCATATATCGAACCTTAAGGGAAGGGGGCCTTATCTTCTACCCGGCTCCCAAGGAAGCGCCCGAGAACATTCCAGAAGACCGCTAGGTAAGCCGTTTTTCCATCCACCGCTTACTCTTCCAGCGTCCCAGCATTACCAGGCCCCGGAGGGTTTCATCGGTTCCGATAGCAAGCCATACCGCCACAAGGCCTAATCCTGCTTTGTACCCAAAAAGATAGGCCCCTAACACCATGATGCACCACATAGAGAATATGCCGTACCCCACGGGGAAACGGACGTCCCCTGCTCCTTTAAGCGCAGAGATAGTAATAAGGTTGATAGAACGGCCAAATTCAATGTAGTACGAATACAGTAACAGCGTACTTGTGGTGGCTAAAATCGCCGGGTCGTGGGTGAAAATGGTGATTATCGGCTTTTTTACAAACTGGAGAAGGGTAATAATCCCCATCGCAATAACCGTACCTATCAGTTGATAGCGATACAGACGGTTATAGGCCTCTTCAAACTTCTTAGCACCTACCAGGTATCCTACCTTTATTTGAACCCCCGCGCCAATTGACATAGGAAGGATAAACACAAACCGGACGATAGTCTGGGCATATACCACCGACGAAACAGCGGCCGTACCAAAGGTGGTTATCAGGGCCATAATCACAATCTGGGCCACATTATAGGAAAGAGATTCCCCCGCCGAAGGGAGCCCTATTTGAATAATCGTCTTGAATATAGAAGAGGGAATATTTCTCCAGTGGGAAAGACGGAACCGTACTTCTGGATACTGTCTAATTCTCCAGGCAAGAATACCACAGGCTGCTATCTGGGAGATAACCGATGAAGCGGCAACGCCGGTTACCCCTAAAATGGGCAAGCCAAAGGGCCCATACAGGGAGATGGCATTCCCAATCACATTGATACCATTTGCAATAAAGGTGACCACCATGGTATCCCGGGTATAGCCATAGGCCCGAAGGACCGTTCCCTGCAACATGTTAAAGGCCACAAAAAAAGACCCAAAACCGCCAAATATTTTTAAGTACGTAATGGCATAGGACCGTACTGCAGGCTCCGCTTTGTACAGAGAAAGGAGAGGTCCCGCTCCCACCAAAATAAGAATCAACAATCCCCCGGCCAGGGCGCCCACTAACAGAATACTTCCCTGAATCACCTGGCTTGCTTCGGTGTGACGTTTAGCCCCCAGGTACTGGGCCAGAACAATACTGGTCCCAATACATACAATGTTAAACAGAAGCTGAATAAAAAAGATGTACTGATTGACAATTCCTACCCCCGCCACCGCTTCCTGGGAGTAGCCGCTGAGCATAAAAATATCGATGGAAGAAATAAAAATCCTAAATAGATTTTCTAGAACAATGGGCACCGTTAACGCAAACAGAGAAAGGGAAGCCCTTTCCTGGGCACCGGCTCGACGAATAAAGCTTAATTTCATTTGTTGTATTTTATCAAAAAAGCCCATCTCAAAGCTATATCTTTTCTGGCAAGGTCCCTTTTTTATTTTCCTGTCTCCTCTATTTTTCTCCTCTATTTTCTCGCCGGGCCCCGTCCCCAACATACCAATATATGACCGATTTTTATTTCCCCACCTTGTCGAAATCACCAAATATGACTATTATTGTCATATATAACGAGAGAGGACACATGAATACACTGGTTATAGAAAACCTGCATGCAAGTATCGAAGGCAAGGAGATACTCAAGGGGGTCTCCCTTAGCCTGGGAGCAGGAGAAGTGGTGGCCCTTATGGGTCCTAACGGGAACGGCAAAAGCACCCTGGGTAACGTGCTCATGGGGGACCCTCGCTACGAAATTTCAGAGGGCACCATCGTTTTTGATGGGAAAGACCTTCTTTCTCTACCAGCCTATGAACGGGCTCGCCTAGGACTTTTCATGGCCTTTCAGTACCCCGTAGAGCTACCGGGGATTCGGGTATCCCAGTTCCTTTTCCGCATCGCCGAACTGCGACGGAATCCCCCATCAGGGTATGCCGCCTTTTACCGGGAACTTAAGGAATACCTGGAAATTCTCCATATGGATCCTGCCTTTCTAGACCGTTCGGTAAACGAAGGATTCTCAGGAGGTGAAAAAAAACGGCTCGAAATTCTCCAATTGTTAGTGATTCAACCCCGCTGCGCTATTTTTGATGAGGTTGATTCGGGACTTGATGTGGATGCCCTGCGCCTCGTAGCCCAGGGAATAAACCGCATGCGGGGCTCCCATTTTTCGGCCCTGATCATTACCCACTACCGTCGTTTGTTGGATCTCATTCCGATAGACCGGGTGTACATCATGGAACAGGGACGTATTACCCGGAGCGGAGACTTTAGTCTGGTGGAAGCCCTGGAACGGGAAGGCTTTGGGGCTTTCAAAGAGCAAGATCCCGCGGCTCCTCGGGCACAGGAAGGAATCTATGCAGCACGAAGTACTTAAAGAAATTGGCCAGGGGTATACAGAACGCTTTGGGTTTTCCATGCCCGAACGGTCCGTATTCACTACCGGCAAGGGCCTTACGGAAGAAACGGTGCGGGCCATCAGCGCTTCTAAAAACGAACCAGCCTGGATGCTTACCTTTCGGCTAAAAGCCCTGGAATACTTCCAGAGTAAACCCCTTCCCGCCTGGGGGCCAGACCTGTCGGCCATCAATTTTGATGAGATTACCTATTACACAAAACCTACCGAAACGCCGGGGACCTCCTGGGAAGAGCTCCCACCGGAAATAAAAGAAACCTATGACCGGCTTGGGCTCCCGGAGGCAGAACAAAAGTGGCTTGCCGGTGTGGGAGCCCAGTACGATTCGGAAATGGTGTACCACAACATCCGGGAAGATCTAAAAAAACGGGGGGTTATCTTTACCGATGTGGAGACCGCAGTAAAGGAACATCCAGAACTGGTCCAGCGATATTTTGCCACCGTGGTGCCCCCCAACGATAACAAGTTTGCCGCCCTTAACAGCGCCGTTTGGTCCGGGGGTTCCTTTGTGTATGTTCCACCGGGGGTTCAGCTGGAAATCCCTTTGCAGGCCTACTTTAGGGTAAACACCCAATCCTTCGGCCAATTTGAGCGAACCCTGATTATCGCCGATGAAGGTTCCTTTGTTCATTATATTGAAGGGTGCACCGCACCGGTATTCTCAAAGGATAGCCTCCACGCGGCGGTGGTAGAAATCATCGCCCTGAAGGGAGCCCGGATTCGCTATTCTACCGTGCAAAACTGGTCCACCAACATGTACAACCTGGTTACCAAGCGGGCCGTAGTGTACGACGGTGGTCTTATGGAATGGGTTGATGGCAACATTGGCTCCAAGGTGACCATGAAATATCCCGCCATTTTTCTGAAAGGGCCGGGAGCCCGGGGCGAAGTTCTTTCTATCGCCTTTGCCGGAACAGGACAGCACCAGGACACGGGGGCTAAAATAATTCACCTGGCCGATGATACGTCCAGTGTGGTTACCTCCAAATCCATATCCCGGGGAGGGGGAATTTCCAGCTATCGGGGGCTTGTGATGGCAAAGCCGGGACTCAAAAACATTAAAACCAAGGTGGAATGCGACGCCCTTATTCTGGACGGCAATTCCGTATCAAATACCTATCCTCGCATCGATATCCGAAGTAGCGGGGCAACCATAGAACATGAAGCCCGGGTTTCCCGGATCAGTGAAGACCAACTGTTCTACCTTATGAGTCGGGGAATCGATGAGAAAGAAGCGGCCGCCATGATCGTTAACGGCTTTGTGGCGCCCCTCGTAAAGGAACTTCCCATGGAATACGCCGTCGAACTAAACCGCCTTATCGAACTGGAAATGGAGGGCTCCGTCGGATGAACACATCAACAATACCACAGCAAAGGACCGTCTCTCTGGAAAATCCTGCCCCGGCGGATGTGATTCACGTTCAGGCGTACCAGGAACAGGAAATCCTGTTACCCCCGCAGGGAGGGGAGGTTCCGACCCATCGGGAGATCCATCTCCACAAAGGGGCCCGTCTCAGGGTGCTTTCCCTCGGGATACCCCCGCAGAATATTGTATCGGTGCAGGAGACCCCTGCCTCGGGAGCCCATCCCCATATATTTCACCATTTTGTATTAGAAGAGGATTCCCAGCTTTTTTTAACCGAGGTGGTTTTTCACAGCCTCTTCAGTCAGCATCAGACTGTCATAGAACTTCAAGGTCCAGGGAGCAAAGTCGATGTGGTAGGCATATACGGAGGATGGGGAATAGCAGAGCAACATCATTCTTACATTGTGCACCATCACGTTCCCCACACAACCAGCACCAGCCACTTTCGGTCCGTTGTGACAGGGACCGCCCATCTTGTATTTCAAGATCGAATTCACATTGCCCCAGGGGCCCCTAAATCGGATGGTATTCTCTCTATCCGTAATCTTATTTTGAACGATGGGGCCCACGCAGAGGCTTACCCAGAACTTGAAATAGAAAACAACGATGTGTCCTGCAGTCATGGGGCCACCACTGGCGGCATTGATCCCCACCAGGCCTACTATCTCCAGAGCCGGGGTATTTCGCCAGAAGAAAGC of Treponema sp. J25 contains these proteins:
- a CDS encoding MATE family efflux transporter; protein product: MKLSFIRRAGAQERASLSLFALTVPIVLENLFRIFISSIDIFMLSGYSQEAVAGVGIVNQYIFFIQLLFNIVCIGTSIVLAQYLGAKRHTEASQVIQGSILLVGALAGGLLILILVGAGPLLSLYKAEPAVRSYAITYLKIFGGFGSFFVAFNMLQGTVLRAYGYTRDTMVVTFIANGINVIGNAISLYGPFGLPILGVTGVAASSVISQIAACGILAWRIRQYPEVRFRLSHWRNIPSSIFKTIIQIGLPSAGESLSYNVAQIVIMALITTFGTAAVSSVVYAQTIVRFVFILPMSIGAGVQIKVGYLVGAKKFEEAYNRLYRYQLIGTVIAMGIITLLQFVKKPIITIFTHDPAILATTSTLLLYSYYIEFGRSINLITISALKGAGDVRFPVGYGIFSMWCIMVLGAYLFGYKAGLGLVAVWLAIGTDETLRGLVMLGRWKSKRWMEKRLT
- the sufC gene encoding Fe-S cluster assembly ATPase SufC: MNTLVIENLHASIEGKEILKGVSLSLGAGEVVALMGPNGNGKSTLGNVLMGDPRYEISEGTIVFDGKDLLSLPAYERARLGLFMAFQYPVELPGIRVSQFLFRIAELRRNPPSGYAAFYRELKEYLEILHMDPAFLDRSVNEGFSGGEKKRLEILQLLVIQPRCAIFDEVDSGLDVDALRLVAQGINRMRGSHFSALIITHYRRLLDLIPIDRVYIMEQGRITRSGDFSLVEALEREGFGAFKEQDPAAPRAQEGIYAARST
- the sufB gene encoding Fe-S cluster assembly protein SufB, with amino-acid sequence MQHEVLKEIGQGYTERFGFSMPERSVFTTGKGLTEETVRAISASKNEPAWMLTFRLKALEYFQSKPLPAWGPDLSAINFDEITYYTKPTETPGTSWEELPPEIKETYDRLGLPEAEQKWLAGVGAQYDSEMVYHNIREDLKKRGVIFTDVETAVKEHPELVQRYFATVVPPNDNKFAALNSAVWSGGSFVYVPPGVQLEIPLQAYFRVNTQSFGQFERTLIIADEGSFVHYIEGCTAPVFSKDSLHAAVVEIIALKGARIRYSTVQNWSTNMYNLVTKRAVVYDGGLMEWVDGNIGSKVTMKYPAIFLKGPGARGEVLSIAFAGTGQHQDTGAKIIHLADDTSSVVTSKSISRGGGISSYRGLVMAKPGLKNIKTKVECDALILDGNSVSNTYPRIDIRSSGATIEHEARVSRISEDQLFYLMSRGIDEKEAAAMIVNGFVAPLVKELPMEYAVELNRLIELEMEGSVG
- a CDS encoding SufD family Fe-S cluster assembly protein, translated to MNTSTIPQQRTVSLENPAPADVIHVQAYQEQEILLPPQGGEVPTHREIHLHKGARLRVLSLGIPPQNIVSVQETPASGAHPHIFHHFVLEEDSQLFLTEVVFHSLFSQHQTVIELQGPGSKVDVVGIYGGWGIAEQHHSYIVHHHVPHTTSTSHFRSVVTGTAHLVFQDRIHIAPGAPKSDGILSIRNLILNDGAHAEAYPELEIENNDVSCSHGATTGGIDPHQAYYLQSRGISPEESRAFLVLAHMAPAFPRLPELYQEQIRRLVLEHLAYPKEGGTPQ